A window of Rhododendron vialii isolate Sample 1 chromosome 11a, ASM3025357v1 contains these coding sequences:
- the LOC131306847 gene encoding uncharacterized protein LOC131306847, with the protein MRRAAGETLRLYTERYWEVYNLIPDCDQGVAAESFMNGLDPTSTMFRDLSRNPPKTMGELMTIIEKDCVHEEAMAERHTSKAEPAKTIGPKKQVSNVRQGQGSQGSSGQASNKSNNKGRPPQHPQPQSWTQTKREPRPDEYVAERTVFTEPIYKLLNIIGKLSFFVWPTVLLGTVGSGPGMCTYHKERGHYTTQCPSFKRYLEELAAAGHLNQWIDVRQNPLPPPPPLVGNLASVIQGLVSEGRAAELRSEIDRAVASESVCNVGASGKRKWEDPSSSCTMTFSSDDLKGVQLPHADALVVTIAIEKSTVQRVLIDPGSSADVMFFSTYQSLGLSPAQLRTASAPLVSFTGVPVWPLGLITLPVRAGSRILEIEFVVVASPSPYNVILGRTWLHEMQAVASTYHQVVKFVGWNGR; encoded by the coding sequence ATGCGAAGAGCGGCGGGAGAAACACTGCGACTCTATACCGAGCgttactgggaagtctataacCTGATTCCCGACTGTGATCAAGGGGTAGCAGCCGAGTCTTTCATGAATGGGTTGGATCCAACCTCGACAATGTTTCGTGACCTCTCACGAAATCCACCTAAGACAATGGGAGAGCTCATGACAATAATCGAGAAAGATTGCGTTCACGAAGAAGCAATGGCCGAGCGACATACATCAAAGGCTGAACCTGCCAAGACGATAGGGCCGAAGAAGCAGGTATCGAACGTTCGCCAAGGGCAAGGAAGCCAGGGTAGCTCGGGCCAGGCATCGAACAAATCGAACAACAAGGGCCGACCCCCGCAGCACCCTCAGCCACAATCCTGGACACAAACGAAAAGAGAACCCCGACCGGACGAATACGTCGCCGAACGCACGGTATTCACTGAACCTATTTATAAACTTCTTAACATCATTGGCAAATTGtcgttctttgtttggccaacggtACTCTTAGGCACCGTAGGAAGCGGACCGGGGATGTGCACGTATCATAAAGAACGTGGCCATTACACCACGCAATGCCCATCTTTCAAAAGGTATCTAGAAGAGCTAGCAGCTGCTGGTCACCTCAACCAGTGGATCGACGTTCGGCAAAAtccacttcctccacctccCCCCCTTGTTGGCAATCTCGCGAGCGTCATACAAGGACTTGTATCCGAAGGAAGGGCGGCCGAACTTCGTTCAGAAATAGACAGGGCTGTCGCCTCTGAATCAGTCTGCAATGTGGGCGCTTCGGGAAAGCGAAAGTGGGAAGATCCGAGCTCCAGCTGTACCATGACTTTTTCTTCCGACGACTTGAAAGGAGTGCAACTGCCACATGCAGATGCCCTCGTCGTTACTATTGCCATTGAAAAATCAACCGTACAGCGGGTATTGATAGATCCGGGAAGCTCGGCCGATGTCATGTTTTTCTCTACTTATCAGAGCCTCGGATTATCTCCCGCTCAACTCCGGACAGCGTCAGCTCCCCTTGTCAGTTTTACGGGAGTCCCGGTATGGCCACTCGGCCTGATTACCCTCCCTGTGCGAGCTGGATCACGCATCCTGGAGATCGAATTTGTGGTGGTCGCTTCGCCAAGTCCGTACAACGtcattcttggccgaacctggctacacGAAATGCAAGCGGTTGCTTCAACATATCACCAGGTGGTAAAATTCGTCGGATGGAACGGACGATAG